Genomic segment of Methanofollis sp.:
TCCGCGCCCTCGAGAACTGGAAGAGCGAGACGGCCGGCGAGGAGAAGAGGGAGAGGCAGATCGCCGCCGGGGCAGGGGGGGTTGTGGGAGGGATCGTTGCCGTGGTGGTGAAGGTGATGGGGTGGGGATGATCCCCATCCCCCACTTTCAACTTTCGGCCCCCACACGCCTCACCCCTATATACCCCGACCGCCACCCCTCACCCATGACGCACCGCCCCCTCATGGCCGACCAGACCCTCTTTCGCGACCCCGACCTCTTCGAGGCCGACAGCCTCCCCGAGGTCTTCAACCACCGCGACACACAACTCGAAGACCTCGCCTTCGCCCTGCGGCCCGCCCTCCGCGGCTCCCGGCCGCTGAACACCGTGCTCCGCGGCACGCCCGGCACCGGCAAGACCACCGCTGTCAGACTCCTCTTCGCCGAGATCGAGGAGACGACCCGCCGGGTCGTGCCGGTGCTCGTCTCCTGCCAGGCCGAGAGGACGGCGCACGCCGTCTTCACCCGCCTCTTCACCTCCCTCTTCGGCCACCCGCCGCCCACCCACGGCGCCTCCAGCCAGCGGGTCCTCTCCGGGGTCGGCCACACCCTTGCCGGGCGGGGGGCGGTCCTCGTCGTCTGCCTGGACGACGCCAACTACCTCGCCCCGAAGGGAGTGCTGAACGACGTGCTCGCCCGCATCCTCCGCCTCCACGAAAGTTGCCCCGGAGCCCGGACCGGCGTGGTCATGACCGACTCGTCGCCCGACACCGACCTCTCCCGTGCCCTCGACCCGGCCACCCGCTCGGTGCTCCAGGCCTCGGAGATCCTCTTCCCCCCATACACCGCAGAGGAGGTGCGGGGCATCCTCGCCGACCGCCTGCGGGCCGGGGTGTACCCGGGCGTCGTGCCGCCGGCGGCCCTGGACCTCGTCGTCGGGCGGACGGTGGCCTGCGGGGACTCGCGGGTCGGCCTCCGCCTGCTGAAGGAGGCGGTGCTCCACG
This window contains:
- a CDS encoding ORC1-type DNA replication protein; the encoded protein is MTHRPLMADQTLFRDPDLFEADSLPEVFNHRDTQLEDLAFALRPALRGSRPLNTVLRGTPGTGKTTAVRLLFAEIEETTRRVVPVLVSCQAERTAHAVFTRLFTSLFGHPPPTHGASSQRVLSGVGHTLAGRGAVLVVCLDDANYLAPKGVLNDVLARILRLHESCPGARTGVVMTDSSPDTDLSRALDPATRSVLQASEILFPPYTAEEVRGILADRLRAGVYPGVVPPAALDLVVGRTVACGDSRVGLRLLKEAVLHAERAGRTAVEAADVEAAFAVARHARLAAGVEALAPLERTVLSVLAGMAERGEETTSGRVYEAVSAIEPMSYTMFFERLKRLEALHLVATRQRKKGQGRTREIMVREGVGDAVAPVPAASSGTSGKCPAGVADDEKRRYETGQE